The Aptenodytes patagonicus chromosome 25, bAptPat1.pri.cur, whole genome shotgun sequence genome window below encodes:
- the CTXN1 gene encoding cortexin-1 — translation MRPAHTLLASAMNDASTMDYELLSPSLVEHPAGAAGMDAEQKTVFAFVIFLLVFLVMLMVRCFRILLDPYSRMPASSWTDHKEGLERGQFDYALV, via the coding sequence ATGCGCCCTGCCCATACGCTCCTCGCCTCTGCCATGAATGATGCATCGACAATGGATTATGAACTGCTTTCCCCCTCCTTGGTTGAGCACCCAGCCGGCGCTGCGGGTATGGATGCTGAGCAGAAAACCGTCTTTGCCTTTGTCATCTTCCTCCTGGTCTTCTTGGTGATGCTGATGGTGCGCTGCTTTCGCATCCTGCTGGACCCCTACAGCCGCATGCCCGCCTCCTCCTGGACTGACCACAAGGAGGGGTTGGAGAGGGGCCAGTTTGACTACGCCTTGGTGTag